One Setaria italica strain Yugu1 chromosome II, Setaria_italica_v2.0, whole genome shotgun sequence DNA segment encodes these proteins:
- the LOC101763853 gene encoding putative lipid-transfer protein DIR1 yields MAKAQAMGALLTVLVVLATSAEMAHGICNLSSTGIRACQPAAAIRNPTDQPSSECCAALAGADLPCLCRYKNAAGVWVRFYRIDINRAMALPGKCGLAMPANC; encoded by the coding sequence ATGGCAAAGGCCCAGGCAATGGGCGCTCTCCTGACCGTCCTGGTGGTCCTCGCCACGTCGGCCGAGATGGCGCACGGCATCTGCAACCTGTCGAGCACCGGCATCCGGGCAtgccagccggcggcggccatccgCAACCCGACCGACCAGCCGTCGTCGGAGTGCTGCGCCGCCCTGGCGGGGGCCGACCTGCCGTGCCTGTGCCGGTACAAGAACGCCGCCGGCGTGTGGGTGAGGTTCTACAGGATCGACATCAACCGCGCCATGGCGTTGCCGGGCAAGTGTGGTCTTGCGATGCCAGCCAACTGCTGA
- the LOC101764659 gene encoding putative lipid-transfer protein DIR1 translates to MAKAQAMGALLTVLVILATSAEMAHGICNLSSTGIRACQPAAAIRHPTDQPSAECCAALAGADLPCLCRYKNAAGVWVRFYRIDINRAMGLPGKCGLAMPANC, encoded by the coding sequence ATGGCGAAGGCACAGGCAATGGGCGCGCTCCTGACCGTCCTGGTGATCCTCGCCACGTCGGCCGAGATGGCGCACGGCATCTGCAACCTGTCGAGCACCGGCATCCGGGCGtgccagccggcggcggccatccgCCACCCCACCGACCAGCCCTCGGCGGAGTGCTGCGCCGCCCTGGCGGGGGCAGACCTGCCGTGCCTGTGCCGGTACAAGAACGCCGCCGGCGTGTGGGTGAGGTTCTACAGGATCGACATCAACCGCGCCATGGGGCTGCCGGGCAAGTGCGGCCTCGCGATGCCGGCCAACTGCTGA
- the LOC101764249 gene encoding putative lipid-transfer protein DIR1, translated as MAKTQKLAALLLAIVVALATMEGAHAICGMANEDFKLCQPAAAVNDPTDNPSAECCAALGKADLGCICRYRGVAGIWMRIYHIDPSRAMALPGKCGLTMPNNCS; from the coding sequence ATGGCAAAAACACAAAAATTAGCTGCACTGCTGCTTGCCATTGTAGTTGCCCTCGCTACAATGGAAGGCGCCCATGCCATCTGCGGGATGGCGAACGAGGACTTCAAGCTGtgccagccggcggcggccgtgaaTGACCCGACCGACAACCCGTCGGCGGAGTGCTGCGCCGCCCTTGGTAAGGCCGACCTGGGATGCATCTGCCGCTACCGGGGCGTCGCCGGCATATGGATGAGGATCTACCACATCGACCCCAGCCGCGCCATGGCGTTGCCGGGCAAGTGCGGCCTCACCATGCCAAACAACTGCTCGTGA